One part of the Halobacteria archaeon AArc-dxtr1 genome encodes these proteins:
- a CDS encoding class I SAM-dependent methyltransferase family protein: MSEPDGSSPSGGNDGEQSTAVALAAVVEKPRSETAIAALRAEGVYDDARHVQEYGPETVALPVTEPPAETRVRAVIRQIDPEYRSKSLEALLTERGWSEAELASAPGSWAVIGSNVLVTLPADCPDESAVGEALLTLHGEAETVLADEGIENDGVEGTHREPKTRLLAGDPETETIHVEHGTKYALDPTRVMFSPGNQAERVRMGEVVVGRDESISGRDESNRERVFDMFAGIGYFTLPMARAGAQVTAAEINPTAFRYLLENAVLNDVTERVDAYRADCQEVAADVTADRVVMGYYGAGGEARESGGEQRETAPRSREAHEYLPAALEALVPGGVVHYHEATPESQLWERPIERLEAAVEATDRTVGQLETRRVKSHSAGVAHVVVDAVIE; the protein is encoded by the coding sequence ATGAGTGAGCCAGACGGCTCATCACCGTCTGGCGGTAACGACGGCGAGCAATCGACGGCGGTGGCGCTCGCCGCCGTCGTCGAAAAGCCACGATCCGAGACAGCCATCGCCGCCCTTCGTGCGGAAGGCGTCTACGACGACGCACGCCACGTCCAGGAGTACGGGCCGGAGACGGTCGCACTCCCAGTTACGGAGCCGCCAGCGGAGACGCGAGTTCGAGCGGTGATCCGGCAGATCGATCCGGAGTACCGAAGCAAGAGTCTCGAGGCGCTGCTGACAGAACGCGGCTGGAGCGAGGCGGAGCTGGCGTCGGCGCCGGGTTCGTGGGCCGTAATCGGCTCGAACGTCCTCGTGACGCTTCCCGCCGACTGTCCGGACGAGAGTGCGGTGGGCGAGGCGCTGTTGACACTCCACGGCGAAGCGGAGACCGTCCTCGCGGACGAGGGGATCGAAAACGACGGCGTCGAGGGAACTCACCGAGAGCCGAAGACACGCCTGCTGGCTGGCGATCCCGAGACGGAGACGATCCACGTCGAACACGGGACGAAGTACGCCCTCGACCCGACCCGGGTAATGTTCTCCCCGGGAAATCAGGCCGAGCGCGTTCGGATGGGCGAGGTGGTTGTAGGGAGGGATGAGTCGATTTCAGGGAGGGATGAGTCGAACAGAGAGCGCGTCTTCGACATGTTCGCCGGCATCGGCTACTTCACGCTGCCGATGGCCCGGGCCGGCGCGCAGGTGACCGCAGCCGAGATCAACCCGACGGCGTTTCGCTATCTGCTCGAGAACGCAGTCTTGAACGACGTCACAGAGCGCGTCGACGCCTACCGGGCCGACTGCCAGGAGGTCGCAGCAGATGTGACGGCCGACCGGGTCGTGATGGGGTACTACGGGGCCGGCGGCGAGGCGAGAGAGAGTGGTGGCGAGCAGAGAGAGACAGCGCCGCGGTCCCGGGAAGCCCACGAGTACCTTCCCGCCGCACTCGAGGCGCTGGTTCCTGGCGGCGTCGTCCACTACCACGAGGCGACGCCGGAGTCACAGCTGTGGGAACGCCCGATCGAACGGCTCGAGGCAGCCGTCGAGGCGACAGACCGAACGGTGGGACAACTCGAAACGCGACGGGTCAAGAGCCACAGCGCGGGCGTCGCCCACGTCGTCGTCGACGCCGTGATCGAGTGA
- a CDS encoding DUF2795 domain-containing protein, which produces MFLNRTGSLLAEHEYPATTDDLIDAYGDRTLDLQNGTETLAEVLSRSEPETFQTAEDAQFALYAAVSRKAIGRVGYSDRDPEPPGSPDTHDIMSI; this is translated from the coding sequence ATGTTCCTCAATCGAACCGGCTCGCTGCTGGCCGAGCACGAGTATCCAGCGACGACCGACGATCTCATCGACGCCTACGGCGATCGAACGCTCGACCTGCAGAACGGAACCGAAACGCTGGCCGAGGTGCTTTCGCGCTCCGAACCGGAGACGTTCCAGACGGCCGAGGATGCACAGTTCGCGCTCTACGCCGCCGTTAGTCGGAAGGCGATCGGTCGCGTCGGCTACAGTGACCGCGACCCGGAGCCACCCGGAAGTCCGGACACACACGACATTATGTCGATATAG
- a CDS encoding DUF5786 family protein yields the protein MSMGAYDEDEHERREKQASTVDADFDDERTIYHGKVEYDSGDSAEALLNKFQEMKSN from the coding sequence ATGTCAATGGGTGCATACGACGAAGACGAACACGAGCGCCGCGAAAAGCAGGCCTCGACTGTCGACGCGGACTTCGACGACGAGCGGACGATCTACCACGGCAAAGTCGAGTACGACTCGGGGGACTCTGCGGAAGCGCTGTTGAACAAGTTCCAGGAGATGAAGTCGAACTGA
- a CDS encoding ammonium transporter → MIDPIALEVAASDLEQLATGMNLMWALTVTFLIFFMHAGFAMLEAGQVRSKNVANQLTKNMLTWAVGIGVFFVIGMGLSNNVGAALTGGEGGPLTMFGEESFDWAMWLFSAVFAMTAATIVSGAVAGRAKLRAYVAYTFLLAAFIYPVVAAMVWYTGPGGTTPILADLGFADFAGGMVVHGVGGVAGLTAAWIIGARMDKYNSDGSVNIIPGHSMTFAVLGTLILCFGWFGFNVGTAATVVDVDTAAEAGSVVALADFDYVGSVAMVTALGMGLGAIGASTISLAMNGKVDTLYVANGMLAGLVGVTGPTDLITPMGAIAIGFIAGAQLPIVFKIVDEKLKIDDVCAVFPVHGTAGMLGLILFPLWSIDGTPVGEGLIAGGIVSVEASAFAPQIIGVAVITIWTVAATAAVWGAFKAIGQARVTPEHERDGLDLAEHGVDTYPEFGGPDVATDGGSERPIRTDGGNAFDEGQREIRTDGGEPIEEAAHEIRTDGGVDGEIKMVTAVVRPDRLGAIKQALAEVGAPSLTVTNVSGRGSQPAKKGQWRGEEYTVDLHQKVKIECVVADIPAEDVVSAIREAANTGEPGDGKIFVLPVESATQVRTGKTGTDAV, encoded by the coding sequence ATGATCGATCCCATCGCACTCGAAGTCGCGGCGAGCGATCTCGAACAGCTCGCGACGGGGATGAACCTGATGTGGGCGCTGACCGTAACCTTCCTCATCTTCTTCATGCACGCCGGCTTCGCGATGCTCGAGGCGGGGCAGGTCCGATCGAAGAACGTCGCGAACCAGCTGACCAAGAACATGCTGACCTGGGCGGTCGGCATCGGGGTCTTCTTCGTGATCGGTATGGGGCTCTCGAACAACGTGGGCGCAGCGCTCACCGGCGGCGAGGGTGGCCCGCTGACGATGTTTGGCGAGGAATCGTTCGATTGGGCGATGTGGCTCTTTAGCGCGGTGTTCGCGATGACCGCCGCCACGATCGTCTCCGGTGCCGTCGCAGGTCGCGCAAAGCTTCGCGCGTACGTGGCGTACACCTTCCTGCTCGCAGCGTTCATCTACCCGGTCGTGGCGGCGATGGTCTGGTACACTGGCCCAGGCGGGACGACGCCGATCCTCGCTGACCTCGGCTTCGCTGACTTCGCGGGCGGTATGGTCGTCCACGGCGTGGGCGGCGTCGCCGGCCTCACCGCGGCGTGGATCATCGGCGCCCGCATGGACAAGTACAACAGCGACGGGAGCGTCAACATTATCCCAGGTCACTCGATGACCTTCGCCGTCCTGGGTACCTTGATCCTCTGTTTCGGCTGGTTCGGCTTCAACGTCGGCACGGCCGCAACGGTCGTCGACGTCGACACCGCAGCCGAAGCCGGTAGCGTCGTCGCCCTGGCAGACTTCGACTACGTCGGCAGCGTCGCGATGGTCACCGCCCTCGGCATGGGGCTGGGCGCCATCGGCGCCTCGACGATCTCGCTCGCGATGAACGGCAAGGTCGACACGCTCTACGTCGCGAACGGCATGCTCGCCGGTCTCGTCGGCGTCACCGGCCCGACCGACCTCATCACCCCGATGGGTGCGATCGCGATCGGCTTCATCGCCGGCGCACAGCTCCCGATCGTCTTCAAGATCGTCGACGAGAAACTCAAGATCGACGACGTCTGTGCGGTCTTCCCGGTCCACGGGACCGCGGGGATGCTCGGCCTGATCCTCTTCCCGCTCTGGTCGATCGATGGAACCCCGGTCGGCGAGGGCCTGATCGCAGGCGGCATCGTCTCGGTCGAAGCCAGCGCGTTCGCACCACAGATTATCGGCGTCGCCGTGATCACGATCTGGACGGTCGCCGCCACGGCGGCTGTCTGGGGCGCGTTCAAAGCGATCGGCCAGGCACGCGTCACGCCCGAGCACGAGCGTGACGGCCTCGACCTCGCCGAGCACGGCGTCGACACCTACCCCGAGTTCGGCGGCCCGGACGTCGCCACCGACGGCGGCAGCGAGCGTCCGATCCGAACCGACGGCGGAAACGCTTTCGACGAGGGTCAGCGAGAGATTAGAACGGACGGCGGAGAGCCAATTGAGGAGGCAGCCCACGAGATTCGAACCGACGGTGGCGTCGACGGAGAGATCAAGATGGTTACCGCGGTCGTACGCCCGGACCGTCTGGGCGCGATCAAGCAGGCACTCGCCGAAGTCGGCGCCCCATCGCTGACAGTCACGAACGTCTCCGGGCGCGGCAGCCAGCCCGCCAAGAAGGGGCAGTGGCGTGGCGAGGAGTACACGGTCGACCTCCACCAGAAGGTCAAGATCGAGTGCGTCGTCGCCGACATCCCCGCCGAGGACGTCGTAAGCGCGATCCGCGAAGCCGCCAACACTGGCGAGCCGGGTGACGGCAAGATCTTCGTCTTGCCTGTCGAGAGTGCGACGCAGGTCCGCACCGGCAAGACCGGAACCGACGCGGTCTAA
- the hemB gene encoding porphobilinogen synthase, producing the protein MDLTHRPRRLRQDRLRSLVRETRLDATDLVAPVFVDATADERIPIESMPGHERVPIEAAVDRVEEVLETGVEAVILFGIPQSKDAEGSRSWADDGVIQEATRRITAATDAYVITDVCLCEYTDHGHCGPLESGVGAASDRDGRSETSTEGDTGPTLTVDNDATLESLEQIAVSHAKAGADMVAPSGMIDGMVGAIREALDREGFEHVPVMSYAAKYESAFYGPFRDAADGAPSFGNRRHYQMDPANAREALREVRLDVEQGADVLMVKPALPYLDIVGDLRREFDRPIAAYNVSGEYAMLHAAAEKGWLDLEAAALESLLSIKRAGADLIITYFAEDVASELG; encoded by the coding sequence ATGGATCTCACCCACCGCCCGCGCCGACTCCGCCAGGATCGGCTGCGCTCGCTGGTCCGCGAGACGCGCCTCGATGCGACCGATCTCGTCGCGCCCGTATTCGTCGACGCGACGGCAGACGAACGGATTCCGATCGAGTCGATGCCCGGCCACGAGCGAGTCCCGATCGAGGCGGCCGTCGACCGCGTCGAGGAGGTACTCGAGACAGGCGTCGAAGCGGTCATCCTCTTTGGAATCCCACAGTCGAAAGACGCCGAGGGAAGCCGGTCCTGGGCCGACGACGGCGTGATCCAGGAGGCGACGAGGCGGATTACGGCCGCGACGGACGCCTACGTCATTACCGACGTCTGTCTCTGTGAGTACACCGATCACGGTCACTGTGGACCGCTGGAGTCCGGCGTCGGGGCGGCGTCCGACCGTGACGGCCGGTCGGAGACGAGCACAGAGGGTGACACCGGCCCAACGCTGACGGTCGACAACGACGCGACCCTCGAGTCGCTGGAGCAGATCGCCGTCTCCCACGCGAAGGCGGGCGCAGACATGGTCGCACCGAGTGGGATGATCGACGGGATGGTCGGCGCAATTCGGGAAGCGCTCGACCGCGAGGGGTTCGAACACGTGCCGGTCATGAGCTACGCGGCAAAGTACGAGAGCGCCTTTTATGGCCCGTTTCGGGATGCAGCCGACGGCGCCCCCTCGTTCGGCAATCGCCGCCACTACCAGATGGACCCGGCAAACGCCCGCGAGGCGCTGCGAGAGGTCCGACTCGACGTCGAGCAAGGCGCAGACGTCCTCATGGTCAAGCCAGCGCTTCCGTACCTGGACATCGTCGGGGACCTCCGCCGAGAGTTCGACCGACCGATCGCTGCCTACAACGTCTCCGGCGAATACGCGATGCTCCACGCCGCAGCCGAAAAGGGGTGGCTCGATCTCGAGGCGGCAGCGCTCGAGTCGCTGCTCTCGATCAAGCGAGCCGGCGCAGACCTGATCATCACGTACTTCGCCGAAGACGTCGCGTCGGAACTCGGGTAA
- a CDS encoding PHP domain-containing protein — translation MPYADLHVHTTRSDGSLELNAVPSVARRAGVDVVALTDHDRCQPFDEPVIEREGVTLVHGIELRVELDDGQRVDLLGYGIEPTDELAGALAELQRNRRERGRAIVERVEDRLGVDLDVAVESGFGRPHVARAVADHPKTAYDYQDAFDHLIGDGGPCYVPREVPSFARGRRLLAAAGELVSLAHPLRYPDPERALAAAADIDAVECEYPYDSAVERDRVERVVEENGLLRTGGSDAHDERLGRAGLSRTEYQQLGLSTPREPADGSGGFNAS, via the coding sequence GTGCCGTACGCGGACCTACACGTTCACACGACGCGATCTGACGGGAGCCTCGAACTGAACGCCGTGCCGAGTGTCGCCCGTCGAGCCGGGGTCGACGTCGTGGCACTCACCGACCACGACCGGTGTCAGCCGTTCGACGAACCCGTAATCGAGCGCGAGGGGGTAACGCTCGTCCACGGGATCGAGCTCCGAGTCGAACTCGATGACGGTCAGCGCGTCGACTTGCTTGGCTACGGAATCGAGCCGACGGACGAGCTAGCGGGTGCACTCGCGGAGCTGCAGCGAAACCGCCGCGAGCGCGGCCGAGCGATCGTCGAGCGCGTCGAGGATCGACTGGGAGTCGATCTCGACGTGGCCGTCGAGTCGGGATTCGGTCGTCCCCACGTCGCTCGTGCCGTCGCGGATCATCCGAAGACAGCCTACGACTACCAGGACGCGTTCGACCACCTCATCGGGGACGGCGGGCCTTGCTACGTCCCTCGCGAGGTGCCGTCGTTCGCCCGAGGTCGACGGCTGCTCGCAGCCGCCGGCGAACTCGTCTCGCTTGCACACCCACTCCGGTACCCCGATCCAGAAAGGGCGCTCGCGGCGGCAGCCGATATAGACGCCGTCGAATGCGAGTACCCATACGACAGCGCGGTCGAGCGGGACCGAGTCGAACGTGTCGTCGAGGAAAACGGGCTGCTCCGAACCGGCGGAAGCGACGCCCACGACGAGCGACTCGGTCGAGCCGGACTCTCGCGAACAGAATATCAGCAACTGGGACTGTCAACGCCGAGAGAGCCGGCAGACGGGAGCGGAGGGTTCAATGCGTCTTAG
- a CDS encoding DUF5784 family protein: protein MARPLRFRYSPRRWSEQRVRQDILQPLRSNIGARSVAPQFDVGGGWDTHRFEMANGDVALFARDEEKAYWMGNTETPSSLWRTDKVGWGEVPYRVARWTQRELLATLHETDPWLADYPHISWFFLPVFMSKDGRESTRAFFREHAAGFPDAGRREATRYFEEFLETGALDEYRHVMSGKLGTSDHVDRVRMSAAMGEFVAAKILVDAGYDVVPEIEVTTGHSLDYRAVDEETNVLVEVTRPQPPGNRAAAGPVAAVRDTAETKTNGQLAEHGGGAVLFVDCSSFRDDSWAAVRGEQPDVRHRPAVVYRARPSGRVEAYRKGSVPLDLGAEIEFVG, encoded by the coding sequence GTGGCACGGCCGCTTCGCTTTCGATACTCGCCCCGGCGCTGGAGCGAGCAGCGCGTTCGACAGGACATTTTACAGCCGCTTCGCAGCAACATCGGCGCTCGATCGGTCGCCCCGCAGTTCGACGTTGGCGGTGGCTGGGACACCCACCGCTTCGAGATGGCAAACGGCGACGTGGCGCTGTTTGCTCGCGACGAGGAGAAAGCCTACTGGATGGGCAACACGGAGACGCCGTCGTCGCTGTGGCGCACCGACAAGGTCGGCTGGGGCGAGGTCCCGTATCGGGTCGCCCGCTGGACCCAGCGCGAACTGCTCGCAACACTTCACGAGACGGATCCCTGGCTCGCGGACTACCCCCATATCTCGTGGTTTTTCCTGCCCGTCTTCATGTCGAAAGACGGCCGGGAGTCGACGCGGGCGTTCTTCCGCGAGCACGCCGCCGGGTTTCCAGATGCGGGCCGCCGAGAGGCGACCCGGTACTTCGAGGAGTTTCTAGAGACCGGGGCGTTAGACGAGTACCGACACGTCATGTCCGGCAAGCTGGGGACCAGCGACCACGTCGACCGTGTGCGCATGAGCGCCGCGATGGGTGAGTTCGTCGCGGCGAAGATTCTCGTCGACGCTGGATACGACGTCGTCCCTGAAATCGAGGTGACGACGGGACACTCACTCGACTACCGAGCGGTCGACGAGGAAACGAACGTCTTGGTCGAAGTGACCCGCCCACAGCCACCTGGCAACAGAGCGGCTGCGGGCCCGGTCGCCGCGGTCCGGGACACCGCCGAGACGAAGACCAACGGTCAACTGGCCGAACACGGCGGCGGCGCGGTGCTGTTCGTCGACTGTTCGTCGTTTCGCGACGACAGCTGGGCCGCCGTCCGCGGCGAACAGCCGGACGTGAGACACCGTCCTGCAGTCGTCTATCGCGCGCGTCCGAGTGGACGCGTCGAAGCATACCGGAAGGGATCGGTGCCCCTCGATCTCGGAGCGGAGATCGAGTTCGTCGGGTGA
- a CDS encoding ATP-dependent DNA helicase codes for MNPERIFEEFPAPSYRGNQEQALQDIQDAFAAGNDVVLVRAPTGSGKSLLARAIAGCARSADDAEPSEATGAYYTTPQVSQLDDVASDDLLADLNVIRGKSNYTCILPGEETTPVNQAPCVRERGYDCSVRHRCPYFSDRAIASNRSIAAMTLAYFMQTAGSDVFRKRDTVVIDEAHGLAEWAEMYATIQLGPRSVPFWDELRVPAVDSVERAARYAENLAQTCGRRKDDLLAQETLTPADVRERDRLQELIGDLEWFVSDYRDPQSPTTWLVDQAEPSADDSADSADDDADDPAGGPLTIKPMNPEKYLAHTVWDRGNKFALLSATILNKDAFCRQVGLTPDNVALVDVGHTFPVENRPLYDVTQGKMTYDERAETLPKLARVIVRIMQHHPDEKGLVHAHSYAIQERLAELLSDFGVGDRVRTHSRENRDADLEDWKRSDDPDVFLSVKMEEALDLKGDLCRFQVLCKAPFLNTGDSRVAHRLEEGQWAWYYRSALRTVIQACGRVVRAPDDYGATYVADSSLLDLFERARTDTPDWFAAQIERMSHPDLPPFEPRAALESSTGSSDNAGSHSGTDASRETTRARTADRSTDSSSGRRSRSSPLADVWDTDR; via the coding sequence GTGAACCCCGAGCGGATCTTCGAGGAGTTTCCCGCCCCGAGCTACCGCGGGAATCAGGAGCAGGCCCTACAGGACATCCAAGACGCGTTCGCAGCCGGTAACGACGTGGTCCTCGTGCGCGCCCCGACTGGCAGCGGCAAGTCGCTTCTCGCACGCGCCATTGCGGGCTGTGCTCGGTCGGCTGACGATGCCGAGCCCAGCGAGGCCACCGGCGCCTACTACACGACGCCACAGGTCTCCCAACTCGACGACGTCGCCAGCGACGACCTGCTCGCCGACCTGAACGTGATCCGCGGGAAGTCGAACTACACCTGTATCCTGCCCGGCGAGGAGACGACGCCGGTCAATCAGGCGCCCTGCGTCCGCGAGCGCGGCTACGACTGCTCCGTGCGCCACCGCTGTCCGTACTTCTCGGATCGGGCGATCGCTTCCAATCGATCGATCGCGGCGATGACGCTCGCGTACTTCATGCAGACCGCCGGCAGCGACGTGTTTCGCAAGCGCGACACCGTCGTGATCGACGAGGCCCACGGCTTGGCGGAGTGGGCCGAAATGTACGCAACGATTCAGCTCGGCCCCCGCTCGGTCCCCTTCTGGGACGAGCTGCGGGTGCCGGCCGTCGACTCGGTCGAGCGCGCTGCCCGGTACGCCGAGAACCTCGCCCAGACCTGCGGCCGGCGCAAAGACGACCTACTCGCCCAGGAGACGCTGACGCCGGCGGACGTCCGTGAGCGTGACCGCCTCCAGGAGCTGATCGGCGACTTAGAGTGGTTCGTCTCGGACTACCGCGACCCCCAGAGTCCGACGACGTGGCTGGTCGATCAGGCCGAGCCGTCGGCTGACGACAGTGCCGATTCGGCGGACGACGACGCCGACGACCCCGCGGGCGGCCCGCTGACGATCAAGCCGATGAACCCCGAGAAGTACCTCGCACACACCGTCTGGGACCGGGGCAACAAGTTCGCGCTGCTCTCGGCGACCATCCTCAATAAGGACGCCTTCTGTCGCCAGGTCGGCCTGACTCCCGACAACGTCGCCCTCGTCGACGTCGGCCACACTTTCCCCGTCGAGAACCGGCCGCTGTACGACGTCACGCAGGGGAAGATGACCTACGACGAGCGCGCCGAGACGCTGCCGAAACTCGCTCGGGTTATCGTCCGAATTATGCAACACCACCCCGACGAGAAGGGGCTCGTTCACGCCCACTCTTACGCGATCCAGGAGCGCCTCGCCGAACTGCTCTCTGACTTCGGCGTCGGCGACCGTGTTCGCACGCACTCGCGCGAGAACCGCGACGCGGATTTAGAAGACTGGAAGCGAAGCGACGACCCCGACGTCTTCCTCTCGGTGAAGATGGAGGAGGCCCTCGACCTGAAAGGCGACCTCTGTCGCTTTCAGGTGCTCTGTAAGGCCCCCTTCCTCAACACGGGCGACTCCCGGGTGGCTCACCGACTCGAGGAGGGCCAGTGGGCCTGGTACTACCGGTCCGCCCTGCGAACCGTCATCCAGGCCTGCGGCCGGGTCGTCCGTGCGCCCGACGACTACGGTGCGACCTACGTCGCCGACTCGAGCTTACTCGATCTCTTCGAGCGCGCCCGAACCGACACACCAGACTGGTTCGCCGCCCAGATCGAGCGGATGAGCCATCCCGACCTCCCGCCGTTCGAGCCCCGGGCCGCCCTCGAGTCGTCGACCGGCAGTTCGGACAACGCCGGCTCACATTCCGGCACCGACGCCAGCAGGGAGACGACCCGGGCGCGAACCGCAGACCGGTCTACCGACAGTAGCTCCGGGCGTCGCTCGCGATCCAGTCCGTTAGCCGACGTCTGGGACACTGATCGCTGA
- a CDS encoding NMD3-related protein — translation MSDSRAFCPRCGTPLSDTHREPTVAASDGSDTDASAAGGHVSAGDTSPADTDSDTGVAESVRHCDECYFEAFEFVDAPDRIDVQVCARCGAVHRGNRWLDVGADDYTDVAIEAVSEAIAVHVDVADVAWQVEPEQIDPNTIRMHCYFTGVVRDQAVEEQVTVPVRIARQTCQRCGRIAGDYYASIVQIRAEDRSPAADEIDRAKEIAHDVVDEMEATGDRNAFVTETSETDDGLNIKVSTNKIGKKVSNKMVEEFGGTVNDAETLVTEDEDGNEVYRVTFAVRLPPYRSGDVIDLADDDDGPVLVRSARGNLKGVRLTTGERYEASYEEGNSPDARKLGDRDDAVETTVVTVEDERAIQVLDPETYQATTISRPEYVDPDAETVPVLKSRAGLHILPDDE, via the coding sequence ATGAGTGATTCGCGTGCGTTCTGTCCCCGGTGTGGGACACCGCTTTCCGACACCCACCGTGAGCCGACGGTAGCAGCGAGCGATGGCTCCGACACCGACGCGAGCGCCGCGGGCGGGCACGTATCGGCTGGCGACACATCACCAGCCGACACAGATTCCGACACCGGTGTCGCCGAATCGGTGCGCCACTGCGACGAGTGTTACTTCGAGGCGTTCGAGTTTGTCGACGCGCCCGACCGGATCGACGTGCAGGTCTGTGCACGCTGCGGGGCGGTTCACCGAGGAAATCGGTGGCTCGACGTCGGCGCCGACGATTACACCGACGTCGCAATCGAGGCGGTGAGCGAGGCGATCGCAGTCCACGTCGACGTCGCCGACGTCGCCTGGCAGGTCGAACCCGAGCAGATCGATCCGAACACGATCCGGATGCACTGTTACTTCACGGGTGTCGTGCGAGACCAGGCAGTCGAAGAGCAAGTAACGGTCCCGGTTCGGATCGCCCGCCAGACCTGCCAGCGCTGTGGCCGAATCGCGGGCGACTACTACGCCAGCATCGTCCAGATCCGGGCCGAGGATCGGAGCCCGGCAGCAGACGAAATCGATCGCGCGAAAGAGATCGCCCACGACGTCGTCGACGAGATGGAGGCGACGGGCGACCGCAACGCCTTCGTCACGGAGACGAGCGAAACTGACGACGGGCTGAATATCAAGGTCTCGACCAACAAGATCGGGAAGAAAGTCTCGAACAAGATGGTCGAGGAGTTCGGCGGCACGGTAAACGACGCCGAAACCCTCGTCACGGAGGACGAAGACGGCAACGAGGTCTACCGCGTTACCTTCGCCGTCCGGCTACCGCCGTACCGCTCCGGCGACGTGATCGACCTGGCGGACGACGACGACGGGCCCGTTCTCGTCCGCAGCGCTCGCGGTAACCTGAAGGGCGTCCGACTGACGACCGGCGAGCGCTACGAGGCGAGCTACGAAGAGGGCAACTCGCCGGACGCGCGAAAGCTGGGCGACCGCGACGATGCCGTCGAGACGACGGTCGTCACCGTCGAAGACGAGCGCGCAATCCAAGTGCTAGATCCCGAGACCTACCAGGCAACGACGATCTCCCGGCCGGAGTACGTCGATCCCGACGCAGAGACAGTTCCGGTTCTCAAGAGCCGCGCGGGGCTCCACATCTTGCCCGACGATGAGTGA
- a CDS encoding ferredoxin family protein, producing the protein MAIDPQFHESREQVGEENGVAVWGPVDEPEQLGIRGTHVAVDYDLCIADGACLEDCPVDVFEWVDTPGHPESEKKAEPTHEAQCIDCMLCVDVCPVDAIDVDAGRTA; encoded by the coding sequence ATGGCCATTGACCCGCAGTTTCACGAATCGCGAGAACAGGTCGGCGAGGAAAACGGTGTCGCGGTCTGGGGACCGGTCGACGAGCCCGAACAGCTCGGCATTCGGGGCACCCACGTCGCGGTCGATTACGACCTCTGCATCGCCGACGGCGCCTGCCTCGAGGACTGTCCGGTCGACGTCTTCGAGTGGGTCGACACCCCCGGTCACCCCGAAAGCGAAAAGAAAGCAGAGCCGACCCACGAGGCCCAGTGCATCGACTGTATGCTCTGTGTCGACGTTTGCCCGGTCGACGCGATCGACGTCGATGCGGGACGGACCGCCTGA